The Pyrus communis chromosome 9, drPyrComm1.1, whole genome shotgun sequence genome has a segment encoding these proteins:
- the LOC137744581 gene encoding glucosamine 6-phosphate N-acetyltransferase-like — translation MDPVVMGTSTMNLDERFLSFGFPFVRLSPVGGLSDDMKKWQTAKNKNSLVRKLELSDKGKGFIELLQQLTICDSVSDKDFEDRFKELSTRAENHQVFVIEARSGKIVATGSVFIERKFIRNCGKVGHIEDIVVDANARGMQLGKKIINALTDYAHSMGCYRVILDCSVENKAFYEKCGYKQKEIQMVKYFI, via the exons ATGGACCCAGTTGTAATGGGGACTTCGACGATGAATCTGGATGAAAGGTTTCTTTCGTTTGGGTTCCCGTTTGTTCGACTGAGTCCTGTCGGGGGCTTGTCTGACGATATGAA AAAATGGCAAACAGCAAAGAACAAAAATTCCCTAGTTAGAAAACTAGAACTCTCAGACAAAGGCAAGGGATTCATAGAACTGCTGCAACAACTGACCATTTGTGATTCTGTATCCGATAAGGACTTTGAAGATCGATTTAAGGAGCTTAGCACCCGAGCAGAGAACCATCAGGTCTTTGTAATAGAAGCTCGCTCCGGGAAGATTGTGGCAACTGGGAGTGTGTTCATTGAGAGGAAGTTTATAAGAAACTGTGGCAAAGTCGGGCACATTGAAGACATTGTGGTTGATGCCAATGCGCGTGGGATGCAGTTAGGGAAGAAGATTATTAACGCCCTTACGGATTATGCTCATTCGATGGGGTGTTATAGGGTGATTCTCGATTGCAGCGTTGAGAACAAAGCGTTCTATGAGAAATGTGGCTACAAGCAGAAGGAAATTCAGATGGTGAAGTACTTCATATGA
- the LOC137745344 gene encoding large ribosomal subunit protein uL1-like: MSKLSSDGLREAISQIKTNSETKKRKFTETVELQIGLKNYDPQKDKRFSGSVRLPHIPRPKMRVCMLGDAQHVEEAEKMGLDYMDVESLKKLNKNKKLVKKLAKKYHAFLASEAVIKQIPRLLGPGLNKAGKFPTLVSHQESLEAKLNETKAMVKFQLKKVLCMGVAVGNLAMEEKQIFQNVQLSVNFLVSLLKKNWQNVRSLNLKSTMGKAIRIY; encoded by the exons ATGAG TAAGCTTTCAAGTGATGGGCTGAGGGAGGCCATTTCTCAGATTAAGACAAATTCTGAGACAAAGAAGAGGAAGTTCACTGAGACGGTTGAGCTTCAGATTGGTCTGAAAAACTATGACCCACAAAAGGACAAGCGTTTCAGCGGTTCTGTCAGGCTTCCACATATCCCTCGCCCTAAGATGAGGGTTTGCATGCTTGGAGATGCTCAGCATGTTGAAGAG GCAGAGAAGATGGGTTTGGACTATATGGACGTTGAGAGCTTGAAAAAGCTTAACAAGAACAAAAAACTTGTTAAGAAGCTTGCCAAGAAATACCATGCATTTTTGGCTTCTGAAGCTGTCATTAAGCAGATTCCTCGTCTTCTTGGCCCTGGTCTTAACAAGGCAG GTAAGTTCCCAACCCTGGTGAGTCATCAGGAATCTCTGGAGGCAAAACTTAACGAGACCAAAGCTATGGTGAAGTTCCAACTTAAGAAGGTTCTTTGCATGGGTGTTGCTGTCGGCAATCTTGCTATGGAGGAGAAGCAGATTTTCCAGAATGTGCAACTCAGTGTCAATTTCTTAGTTTCACTGTTGAAGAAGAATTGGCAGAAT GTGAGGTCTTTGAACTTGAAGAGTACGATGGGGAAAGCTATCCGTATCTACTAA
- the LOC137745346 gene encoding cytochrome b-c1 complex subunit 9, mitochondrial-like: protein MDSAARRSGGGLFEGLYRVIMRRNSVYVTFVIAGAFLGERAVDYGVHKLWEYNNVGKRYEDISVLGTRQSEE from the exons ATGGATTCAGCGGCCCGAAGGAGCGGCGGCGGCCTCTTCGAAGGCCTATACAGGGTCATCATGCGCCGCAACTCCGTCTACGTCACCTTCGTCATCGCCGGCGCCTTCCTCGGCGAGCGG GCTgtagattatggagttcataaGCTGTGGGAGTACAATAATGTTGGG AAACGATATGAAGATATTTCAGTTCTGGGGACAAGGCAATCGGAAGAATGA
- the LOC137745343 gene encoding protein CIA1-like, whose amino-acid sequence MELAKELREIQTLEGHTDRVWSLAWNPATGVAGIPLSFASCSGDKTVRIWEQNSSTSSWDCKAVLDETHTRTVRSCAWSPSGKLLATASFDATTAIWENVGGDYECVASLEGHENEVKSVCWNASGSMLTTCGRDKTVWVWEALPGNEFDCVSVLQGHTQDVKMVQWHPTRNLIFSCSYDNTVKIWADDGDDDDWACVQTLGEANNGHSSTVWALSFNASGDKMVTCSDDLILKIWGSDDAKMSADGFAPWRHLCTLSGYHDRTIFSVHWSRDNIIATGAADDAIKFFVENNDQDGLVDGPSYKLLLRKENAHDMDINSVQWSPGEDRVLASASDDGTIKIWELTSE is encoded by the exons ATGGAGTTAGCAAAAGAGCTGCGAGAGATTCAGACGCTAGAGGGCCACACTGATAGGGTCTGGAGCCTCGCCTGGAATCCGGCCACCGGTGTCGCCGGAATTCCCCTTTCCTTCGCTTCCTGCAGCGGCGATAAGACCGTTCGTATTTGGGAACAAAACTCATCCACTTCTTCTTGGGATTGTAAG GCAGTTCTGGATGAAACGCACACCAGAACTGTCCGATCGTGCGCTTGGTCCCCATCTGGGAAGTTATTGGCCACTGCAAGCTTCGATGCCACCACTGCAATTTGGGAAAATGTTGGAGGCGATTACGAATGTGTTGCCAGTCTGGAG GGTCATGAAAACGAAGTGAAGAGTGTGTGTTGGAATGCATCTGGGTCTATGCTTACGACTTGCGGGCGGGATAAAACTGTATGGGTATGGGAAGCGCTGCCCGGGAATGAGTTCGACTGTGTTTCAGTGTTGCAAGGCCATACACAGGATGTGAAGATGGTCCAGTGGCATCCCACTAGGAATCTTATATTTTCTTGTAGCTATGATAACACTGTCAAG ATATGGGcagatgatggtgatgatgatgattgggCGTGTGTTCAAACATTAGGTGAAGCTAACAA CGGTCACTCTTCTACCGTCTGGGCTCTATCGTTTAATGCCAGTGGAGACAAAATGGTTACCTGCAG TGATGATCTTATTTTAAAGATATGGGGATCAGACGATGCAAAGATGTCTGCTGATGGCTTTGCTCCTTG GCGACATCTTTGCACTCTTTCAGGTTATCATGACCGGACAATATTTTCAGTTCATTGGTCAAG GGACAATATCATAGCCACTGGAGCTGCTGATGATGCCATAAAATTTTTTGTGGAGAACAATGATCAAGATGGTTTG GTTGATGGACCTTCTTATAAATTGCTTTTGAGGAAGGAGAATGCCCATGACATGGATATCAATTCTGTGCAATGGAGCCCTGGG GAAGACCGGGTTCTTGCTTCTGCATCCGACGACGGGACGATTAAAATATGGGAGCTGACATCTGAATAG
- the LOC137746269 gene encoding protein BIC1-like, which translates to MRRKPSQISLQKPIIQNTPVLPNMEENGEQFSKKNDSFMEQQGSTSPKMHEKDEELSTVDGQDSAAVEGDDDVVVDQVPTVAAAEEEESGLERLKKHRMEVAGQVWIPEIWGQEELLQDWIDCSAFDASLFPSGIMTARSALVEEGRENSGRLRIENRC; encoded by the coding sequence ATGAGAAGAAAACCATCTCAAATCTCTCTGCAGAAACCCATCATCCAAAACACTCCAGTTCTACCAAATATGGAAGAAAATGGTGAGCAATTCTCAAAGAAAAATGACAGTTTTATGGAGCAGCAAGGAAGCACGTCACCTAAGATGCATGAAAAGGACGAGGAACTTTCAACAGTGGACGGTCAGGATTCGGCTGCTGTAGAAGGTGATGATGATGTTGTGGTAGATCAAGTGCCTACGGTGGCAGcggcggaagaagaagagagtggACTTGAGAGGTTAAAGAAGCATAGAATGGAGGTGGCCGGACAGGTTTGGATTCCGGAGATATGGGGGCAGGAGGAGTTGCTGCAGGATTGGATAGATTGTTCAGCTTTTGATGCTTCTTTGTTTCCGAGTGGGATTATGACTGCTCGGTCTGCTTTGGTTGAGGAGGGGAGGGAAAACTCCGGCAGATTAAGGATAGAAAACAGGTGTTGA
- the LOC137744583 gene encoding pentatricopeptide repeat-containing protein At4g33170-like — protein sequence MFKDSTSLAQTIQTYARTKQLHRGKELHAQLLRNEYPLCIFLANHLLNMYSKCGEVDYALKLFDTMRQRNLVSWTAMITGFSQNLRFSETLETFSQMRVAGEKPTQFAFASVIRACVFLGSIEIGRMMHSLTLKFGLACELFVGSNLADMYWKCGVTVDACKVFEEMPFKDAVSWTSMIDGYAKSGDSEAALLTYKRMIVDGIVIDQHVLCTALNACSALKDCKFGKCLHSTVLKLGLQTEVSVGNALTDMYAKAGDMESASDVFRIDSECRNIVSSTSLINGYVEMDEIEKAFSLFVDLHSWGVEPNEFTFSSLIKACANQAALDQGIQLHAQAIKLNLDRHPFISTVLVDMYGKCGLLDDSTQVFHEIANPNEVAWNSLLGVLALHGLGKEASETFSRMVQRGVKPNAITFISLLIGCSHAGLVKDGLNYFYSMEKTYGIVPRDEHYSCVIDLLGRAGRLKDAEEFINSMPIQPNAFGWCSFLGACRIHGDKERGKLAAEKLMQLEPENIGAHILLSNIYAKEQQWEDVRSVRKMLRDGTMKKLPGYSWVDVGNKMHIFGAEDWSHPQKKEIYEKLDTLLDQIKKAGYDPQTDSIPHDMDDNEKERVLHHHSERIAIAFALISMPAGKPIIVKKNIRAGSVHVEITGSVLEAEALVKGFTGQKPELQKLTAG from the exons ATGTTCAAGGACTCCACCAGCTTGGCGCAAACCATCCAAACCTACGCCCGGACCAAGCAGCTGCACCGAGGCAAAGAGCTCCACGCTCAGCTCCTCCGCAACGAGTACCCACTTTGCATCTTTCTCGCCAACCATCTTCTGAACATGTATTCCAAATGCGGGGAGGTCGACTATGCACTCAAATTGTTCGACACAATGCGGCAGAGAAACTTGGTTTCTTGGACGGCAATGATAACTGGGTTTTCTCAGAACTTGAGGTTCTCGGAGACTTTAGAAACGTTTTCCCAGATGAGGGTTGCCGGAGAGAAACCAACCCAGTTTGCATTTGCAAGTGTTATAAGAGCTTGTGTGTTTCTCGGGTCGATTGAGATCGGGAGGATGATGCATTCTCTTACTTTGAAGTTCGGGTTGGCTTGTGAGTTGTTTGTGGGTAGTAATTTGGCGGATATGTATTGGAAGTGTGGGGTGACGGTTGATGCTTGTAAGGTTTTTGAGGAGATGCCGTTTAAGGATGCGGTATCATGGACGTCGATGATTGATGGGTATGCAAAGAGTGGTGATTCTGAGGCAGCTTTACTAACTTATAAAAGGATGATTGTTGATGGGATTGTTATAGATCAGCATGTTCTTTGTACTGCCTTAAATGCTTGTTCTGCGTTGAAGGATTGTAAGTTCGGAAAGTGTCTTCATTCGACCGTTCTAAAGTTAGGACTTCAAACGGAGGTTTCAGTGGGCAACGCTCTGACTGATATGTACGCGAAAGCAGGAGATATGGAAAGTGCTTCAGATGTGTTCCGGATTGACTCTGAGTGTAGAAACATTGTGTCTTCTACCTCTCTGATCAATGGTTACGTTGAGATGGATGAAATCGAGAAggcttttagtttgtttgttgaCTTACATAGTTGGGGAGTTGAGCCTAATGAGTTCACTTTCTCTAGCTTGATCAAGGCTTGTGCCAACCAAGCTGCACTTGATCAAGGAATCCAGCTTCACGCTCAGGCAATTAAACTTAATCTCGATAGACACCCTTTCATTTCTACTGTTCTTGTTGATATGTATGGAAAATGTGGGTTGCTTGATGATTCGACCCAAGTGTTTCATGAGATAGCAAACCCGAATGAAGTTGCATGGAATTCATTGTTAGGTGTGCTTGCTCTTCATGGATTAGGAAAAGAAGCCTCGGAAACATTTAGTAGAATGGTACAAAGAGGAGTGAAGCCGAACGCAATAACATTTATCAGTCTTTTAATAGGGTGTAGCCATGCTGGATTGGTAAAGGATGgtttaaattacttttattCTATGGAGAAAACATATGGAATAGTTCCTAGAGATGAACATTACTCTTGTGTTATTGACTTGCTTGGCCGGGCTGGAAGGCTTAAAGACGCTGAAGAATTCATAAACAGCATGCCAATTCAACCAAATGCTTTCGGGTGGTGCTCTTTCCTTGGAGCCTGCAGGATTCACGGTGATAAGGAGAGGGGAAAACTGGCAGCAGAAAAACTGATGCAGTTAGAACCTGAGAACATCGGAGCACATATTCTGCTGTCGAATATATATGCCAAGGAGCAGCAATGGGAAGATGTGAGGAGTGTAAGGAAGATGTTGAGAGATGGCACCATGAAGAAATTGCCAGGGTATAGTTGGGTTGACGTTGGAAACAAAATGCATATCTTTGGAGCCGAAGATTGGTCCCATCCTCAGAAGAAAGAAATTTATGAAAAGCTTGATACTCTTCTTGATCAGATAAAGAAAGCTGGATATGATCCACAAACAGATTCGATTCCACATGATAtggatgataatgagaaggaaAGGGTTCTTCACCATCACAGCGAGAGGATAGCGATTGCATTTGCGTTAATAAGTATGCCGGCTGGGAAGCCGATCAttgtgaagaaaaatataagg GCGGGCAGTGTTCATGTGGAGATTACTGGTAGTGTATTGGAAGCTGAAGCATTAGTCAAGGGATTTACTGGGCAGAAGCCAGAGCTTCAAAAGCTAACTGCAGGGTGA
- the LOC137745209 gene encoding cell division protein FtsZ homolog 2-2, chloroplastic-like: MMATYASNYVTLPDTRNPVGVLTRLGGRLGMENHLGRVSSLKVSEEKYGFMGVTYKSSLPQVKCSTNSQSVGSYQNRDPFLNLHPEVSLLRGEGNDRVNNPRKDISGGGVTESLSDKSSPSNNGEAKIKVIGVGGGGSNAVNRMIESAMKGVEFWIVNTDVQAMRMSPVFPENRLQIGQELTRGLGAGGNPDIGMNAAKESKESIEEALYGSDMVFVTAGMGGGTGTGGAPIVAGVAKSMGILTVGVVTTPFSFEGRKRAVQAQEGIAALRENVDTLIVIPNDKLLTAVSPSTPVTEAFNLADDILRQGVRGISDIITIPGLVNVDFADVRAIMANAGSSLMGIGTATGKTRARDAALNAIQSPLLDIGIERATGIVWNITGGADLTLYEVNAAAEVIYDLVDPTANLIFGAVTDPSLSGQVSITLIATGFKRQEENEGRPLQAQGDVTLGINRRPSSFMEGSAVEIPDFLKKKGRSRYPRV; the protein is encoded by the exons ATGATGGCGACTTATGCATCGAATTATGTTACCCTTCCTGATACTCGAAACCCGGTGGGGGTACTGACAAGGCTTGGGGGTCGCTTAGGAATGGAGAATCACTTGGGAAGAGTTAGCAGCTTAAAAGTGTCTGAGGAGAAGTACGGTTTTATGGGTGTAACCTATAAGTCAAGTTTGCCTCAAGTTAAGTGCTCAACCAATTCTCAGAGTGTCGGTTCATATCAGAATAGAGACCCTTTTCTGAATCTACACCCTGAAGTTTCATTGCTTAGAGGAGAGGGAAACGATAGGGTTAACAACCCGAGAAAAGATATTTCAGGTGGAGGTGTCACTGAGAGCTTAAGTGACAAATCTTCTCCTAGTAACAACGGTGAAGCAAAAATCAAAGTTATTGGTGTTGGCGGTGGAGGGTCAAATGCAGTTAATCGCATGATAGAGAGTGCAATGAAGGGTGTGGAGTTCTGGATTGTGAATACCGATGTTCAAGCCATGAGAATGTCTCCTGTCTTTCCCGAAAACCGTTTACAAATTGGTCAAGAACTTACCAGGGGTCTTGGAGCTGGTGGAAACCCAGATATTGGTATGAATGCTGCCAAGGAAAGCAAAGAATCAATAGAAGAAGCACTTTATGGATCAGACATGGTCTTCGTTACG GCGGGAATGGGTGGAGGAACTGGGACTGGTGGAGCTCCTATAGTTGCAGGTGTTGCAAAGTCAATGGGTATATTGACTGTTGGTGTCGTGACAACCCCTTTCTCTTTTGAGGGACGGAAAAGGGCAGTTCAAGCCCAGGAAGGAATTGCGGCTCTGAGAGAAAATGTTGACACACTGATAGTCATTCCAAATGACAAATTATTGACTGCAGTTTCCCCGTCTACCCCAGTAACAGAAGCATTTAATCTGGCCGATGATATTCTACGACAAGGTGTTCGTGGCATCTCTGATATAATCACG ATACCAGGATTGGTAAATGTGGATTTTGCTGACGTACGGGCTATAATGGCCAATGCGGGTTCTTCATTGATGGGGATAGGAACTGCAACTG GGAAGACGAGGGCAAGGGATGCTGCATTAAATGCCATCCAATCACCTTTACTAGATATTGGTATTGAGAGGGCAACTGGAATTGTTTGGAACATAACTGGGGGAGCTGATTTGACCCTTTATGAG GTAAATGCTGCAGCTGAGGTTATATATGATCTTGTCGATCCAACAGCAAATTTAATATTTGGGGCAGTGACAGATCCATCTCTCAGTGGTCAA GTCAGTATAACCCTTATTGCTACTGGATTCAAACGccaagaagaaaatgaaggaaggCCACTCCAG GCACAAGGAGATGTCACCCTTGGAATCAATCGACGGCCATCCTCTTTCATGGAAGGTAGTGCAGTCGAGATTCCTGATTTCTTGAAGAAAAAAGGACGCTCCCGTTATCCAAGAGTTTGA